A stretch of DNA from Persephonella sp.:
TTGCACAGAAAAAATACAAAAAAGCAGAAAAAATATTAAGCGAGCTTATTGAGTTGTTTCCAACAGAAGAAAAGATAAGAAAACTATACCGGTTTGTGAATATGGTCTATACTCTAAACAAAAAACCTGAAAAGAAAAAAACTATAGTAAAGATCAAAGAAAAGAAATCAAAACATTTCAAAACAGCTCCTATGGAGATAGGAGAAAAAAACCCCTGGTAAAGGAGGAATTATGGAAACAATAAACAGAATAAAAAATGAGCTAAAAAAAGCGATAATCGGACAGGAGAAAATGATTGATGCCCTTCTTATAGGGCTCATAACAGAAGGACACATTCTTCTTGAGGGTATCCCCGGAGTTGCAAAAACAACAGCTGTTAAGACTTTAGGAAAGGTGCTTAACCTTAGTTTCAAAAGAGTTCAGTTCACCCCTGACCTGATACCATCAGACATATTAGGTGGAGAGATTTACATAATAGAAAAAGATGAGTTCAGGGTAAAAAAGGGTCCAATTTTTACAAACCTTTTGCTTGCTGACGAGATCAATAGAGCACCTGCAAAGGTTCAGTCTGCCCTTCTTGAAGCTATGCAGGAAAGACAGGTTACGATAGGAGAAGACACATTTCCTCTTGATGAGCCTTTTCTGGTTATGGCGACCCTTAATCCTATTGAGGAAGAAGGTGTTTACAACCTTCCTGAAGCACAGTTAGACAGATTTTTGATGAAAGTTGTTATTGATTACCCAGATGAAAATGAAGAGTATCAAATATTAAAACTTGTCACAGCAAGGGAA
This window harbors:
- a CDS encoding MoxR family ATPase, producing METINRIKNELKKAIIGQEKMIDALLIGLITEGHILLEGIPGVAKTTAVKTLGKVLNLSFKRVQFTPDLIPSDILGGEIYIIEKDEFRVKKGPIFTNLLLADEINRAPAKVQSALLEAMQERQVTIGEDTFPLDEPFLVMATLNPIEEEGVYNLPEAQLDRFLMKVVIDYPDENEEYQILKLVTAREGISNEETKKPPEPQTVAEKEDILKLKEALKNIHVDKEVEKYMVNLTMATRTPEKYGIPKEYIRLGLSPRATINLYKVSKAVALLNGKDYVSPSDILSHIKDVFRHRFLVSFHAEAEGITTDDIIDMVVEKVPMP